The genome window ATAAATGTGGATTTTTTAGTAAAAGTGAGGTACCTTTATAGAGTAATTACAACAAAGGGAGATCAAAACATATGACTATTATTATGAAAGATAAGGTGAGGGTCACCTTACCAGAAGAAATAGTAGAAATATTATTAGGGGAGCAACAAGAATATAAAATTAAACCTAATAAATACTACAATTTAATTTTTAAAAATTTTGATTTTAGTTTTAGATTAAAAGAAAATGATTCAATTTATAGTAAAAAAACAAAATTGATCCAATTTACTTTAAATAAAGGAAACTACATCAAATATGACACAAAGGAAAATTTGCAATATGCAAAGGCAACTTATTTTCGAGAACTTTTTACTGAATATAGTTCTTTAAGTTCTGTGAAAAGAGAAATGATTTTATTTAAAGAAAAAATTGAAGTAATTGAAAGTGCAATAAAAAATAAAATAAAAGTTCACATTATATCTAAGGGGAGATTAGAAATAATAGAACCATATTTTATAAAAAATTTAGAAAAAGAAAATAGAAATTATATTACATGCTATAGTTATATAAAGAAAAAAGTTATTACTTTGAGAATT of Cetobacterium ceti contains these proteins:
- a CDS encoding WYL domain-containing protein — translated: MTIIMKDKVRVTLPEEIVEILLGEQQEYKIKPNKYYNLIFKNFDFSFRLKENDSIYSKKTKLIQFTLNKGNYIKYDTKENLQYAKATYFRELFTEYSSLSSVKREMILFKEKIEVIESAIKNKIKVHIISKGRLEIIEPYFIKNLEKENRNYITCYSYIKKKVITLRISNIETIKSVGGEFEHYDEKHVKNLENNFDPFLSYGNIVKVKFSEDGLKRYKTIITNRPKLLKKENGNIYYFQANEYSFFLYFSGFLDLVEILEPIEFRKKMIDKIKHLLNIYNLK